Proteins encoded by one window of Salmonirosea aquatica:
- a CDS encoding NIPSNAP family protein, with protein MKNKLLPRHLAFFLSFVLPFLLFSLTTSARPPKKEYYELKIYHVKGPQMAMMDTYLKNAYIPAAHRAGIKDVGVFKAADSDSLLYVLTPLKSLDQLATFSQALEKDKTYQADGKSYIESEFKEPAYQKFETIVLEAFEGAEQHRKPNLTAPMSQRVYELRSYESPSEKRHLNKVDMFIKGGEIGIFNKLGFNPVFFARVIAGSHMPNLMYMTTFEDKASRDAHWKAFGSDPDWNKLKVMPEYQNNMNSPVIFFLQPKDYSDI; from the coding sequence ATGAAAAACAAATTACTTCCCCGACATCTGGCTTTTTTCCTCTCCTTCGTGCTACCTTTTCTGCTTTTTTCATTAACCACTTCCGCAAGACCTCCCAAAAAAGAATACTACGAGTTAAAAATCTATCATGTCAAAGGTCCGCAGATGGCTATGATGGACACCTACCTTAAAAATGCCTATATCCCGGCGGCCCACCGGGCGGGCATCAAGGACGTGGGCGTGTTCAAGGCGGCGGACTCCGATTCGCTACTGTATGTACTTACCCCGCTCAAATCGTTGGATCAACTGGCTACTTTTTCTCAGGCGCTGGAAAAGGACAAAACCTATCAGGCCGATGGCAAGAGCTACATTGAATCGGAATTCAAAGAACCTGCTTACCAGAAGTTCGAGACGATTGTACTGGAAGCTTTTGAAGGTGCGGAACAGCATCGTAAACCCAATCTGACCGCTCCGATGAGCCAGCGCGTATACGAACTCCGCAGCTACGAAAGTCCTTCTGAAAAGCGGCATTTAAATAAAGTGGATATGTTCATCAAAGGCGGTGAAATTGGCATCTTCAACAAGCTGGGTTTCAATCCCGTATTTTTTGCGCGGGTCATAGCCGGCAGCCACATGCCCAACCTGATGTATATGACGACTTTTGAAGACAAAGCTTCGCGCGACGCGCATTGGAAAGCGTTTGGCAGTGATCCCGATTGGAACAAACTGAAGGTGATGCCTGAGTACCAGAACAACATGAATTCACCGGTCATTTTTTTCCTGCAACCAAAAGATTATTCGGATATCTAG
- a CDS encoding PorP/SprF family type IX secretion system membrane protein, translated as MTKKLLLFLFLTLISLKGWSQDPQFSQFYANPLYLNPALAGGALAPRLTVNYRNQWPALSANFVTSSFGVDNYFSRFNSGVGVYVLLDSQGLGNLKSTEVGAQYSYQLQLNDETFLRLGLQGAYATRTLDYFGLTFGDQYNNGGFTGNPTQEPLLQNGLPQVSYADFSTGAMVYSDWYWAGLSAHHINRPNQAFSGLETAPLPIKISFQGGLRIPFAGYTFLGNEIDREKTISPAVLYKKQGKFDQLDAGLYVTYSPVVFGVWYRGIPVKKYAENINNHESLIFLAGFRQDKFSIGYSYDVTISTLGVGSGGAHEISLSYIFEPLEGKQRPKRRSKELSCPKF; from the coding sequence ATGACCAAGAAACTTCTCCTGTTCCTATTCCTGACCCTTATTAGCTTAAAAGGTTGGAGCCAGGATCCGCAATTTTCGCAGTTTTATGCTAACCCCTTGTATCTCAACCCAGCCCTGGCGGGTGGTGCCCTGGCTCCCCGCCTGACGGTGAACTACCGCAACCAATGGCCTGCTTTGTCAGCCAACTTTGTCACGAGTTCGTTCGGGGTGGATAATTACTTCTCGCGCTTCAACAGTGGCGTGGGCGTGTATGTGCTTTTAGATAGTCAAGGACTGGGCAACCTGAAATCTACCGAAGTAGGCGCACAATATTCGTATCAGCTCCAGCTCAACGACGAAACTTTTTTACGGTTAGGCCTACAGGGCGCCTACGCCACCCGCACGCTGGACTACTTTGGCCTGACCTTCGGCGACCAGTACAACAATGGCGGCTTTACGGGTAATCCCACTCAGGAACCTCTGTTACAGAACGGTCTCCCGCAGGTTTCTTACGCCGATTTCTCCACCGGCGCAATGGTCTATTCCGACTGGTACTGGGCGGGTCTTTCGGCTCACCACATCAATCGGCCCAACCAGGCTTTTTCCGGGCTGGAAACGGCTCCGCTTCCCATTAAGATTAGTTTTCAGGGCGGCCTGCGAATTCCTTTTGCTGGCTATACCTTTCTGGGCAATGAAATTGACCGGGAAAAAACCATTTCACCGGCTGTCCTCTACAAAAAGCAGGGGAAGTTCGACCAACTGGACGCAGGGTTGTATGTGACCTATTCACCGGTAGTGTTCGGTGTCTGGTACCGGGGAATACCCGTGAAAAAATACGCCGAGAACATCAACAATCACGAGTCGCTGATTTTTTTGGCGGGTTTTCGGCAGGATAAATTTTCCATCGGGTACAGCTACGATGTGACCATATCCACGCTGGGGGTAGGTAGTGGCGGCGCCCACGAAATATCGCTGTCCTACATTTTTGAGCCCCTGGAAGGCAAGCAGCGTCCCAAACGCCGGAGCAAGGAGCTCTCATGCCCGAAATTTTAG
- a CDS encoding PKD domain-containing protein — MGTVLGTAQAQTPFVVKNQCMLNPECEDDVTTFSDTLSTAVAWQWNFGDGASQDNTATTRNAGHAYQTPGTYTVKVVRTLKNGGIDSLSVPIQVGELPPSFQNWKTDTTICPGQTITLDPYAGEAGLLVPNTSGTLKAIPPRRWK; from the coding sequence ATGGGAACCGTGCTGGGTACGGCCCAGGCGCAGACTCCTTTCGTGGTGAAAAACCAGTGTATGCTCAACCCTGAGTGTGAGGATGACGTCACTACCTTCAGCGATACGCTGAGTACGGCTGTGGCGTGGCAATGGAACTTTGGTGATGGTGCTAGCCAGGACAACACCGCCACTACCCGCAATGCAGGCCATGCCTACCAAACCCCCGGTACCTACACGGTGAAAGTGGTAAGGACTCTGAAAAACGGGGGAATAGACAGCCTGAGTGTACCTATCCAAGTCGGCGAACTTCCTCCCTCTTTCCAGAATTGGAAAACCGATACTACCATTTGTCCCGGCCAGACTATCACGCTCGATCCCTATGCGGGGGAAGCGGGCCTGCTGGTGCCAAATACATCTGGTACCCTAAAGGCGATACCACCCAGGCGCTGGAAATAG